The genome window ATAGCTGCTAGACTTGATTTTGGGATTAACTAAACCGGGAAAAGATAGAAGTTATTAAGGAAccagattatttttattaaaatagagTTATTTTTGTCTTTCATTAACAGAGTTTAGATCAAGTTTGATATCTATTAAAAATTCTGTGATGTCTACTAGGTTTTACTATGTCAATATCTTAtctggtttaattaaaaatttaatttaaattaaattttaaatcttgaatttcATGTATTAACCTGTCAACTTACATTGAATTTAACAAATCTAAGTATATTTACGAGAATCTTTCTTTGacatttaatgaaattttaaatgataatgtGGAAGCCAGAGGGTTACAACACCTCAAGTTTCTTTTCCTAGATAGGACCAAATACTTTAAAGACAAACAATTGTTAAGGGATTAATAGTTTGATTAATTGACGTAGGAGGATAACATTATTTTATCACGTGAGACGTGGGCATCTTGAAAACCTGTGAGTTACAGAAGTGGCACCATACACGTGGCAGCAATCTGGTGGAGCTACACAAGCCCTTGCATGGAAGGAACAGACGTAGCTTCAGTGATGGGGCATGACGGAGTTTTATTGCGCCACGTGCTGCCTATCTACAGGACTTGTGATAGATACCCTGCGACGCGCGTGTATTTGTGGGACTGCCTCACCACCACTACCTAACCATGGTGGGGTCAACTCCAAAATGTTTTGGCCGACACTTATAATAAATTAGCAGGTAGAAAAGTTAATTATAGAGCATTTTTGCATATGAAGCCCTCCTTGTTTGACTTATTTCATCTctttgctaaaaataaaaattcccaaGTTTTAACCCCCTCGAAAATGTCCTATTCATGAACTTAATTTACCACTTATGCAATATGTGTGCTTTACTTATACGATCTGTCACATTTTGATGATCAATGACCAAATAATTCATAATCTAATACATGGAGGCATTGTATGATGGTGTTTGTAGCTCTTGTCATATAGTCACTATAGGGACCTAATAATACAATGAAAACATACAAACGGGGTTAAAGCTAATTAGCAAAACTTGGAGGATAAGAATATTTGCACTTTGAAAATTCATTcagaaaattcaaaagaattagCACCACCTTATCTCCCTCGTGTTTTTTTATGACGGGAATAACACTTTTATTATTAGCTattttgatagtgttataagttattttttaaaatattttttatttaaaaatatattaaaatatattttttaattttaaaaaaaatattttaatattaaaaaataaaaatgatttaaaaataaaaaattaatttaaaataaaaaattcttaaaatgtttttaaaacataaaaataaatagggagTCTTCGAGCTCCTACCACAATTAATTTTCCTTCCAATAATGTGTGGTTCATGTTGTTTAACGCCTTTGAAAACAACAGTACCGAACGTAATACTACGTACCACGCTCCAATTCTTAACTTGAAGTTCTCTTTATTTCACCTATTCCACCTTTACACAGAAactacaggaaaaaaaaaatctctcaatgTTAAGTGCCCAAAGACCCTCCTCAAGCACCACAACCAATGAAGAAACCAATCAAGACCATGACAATGAACAAATCCGTGACATCCATGCTCTAACCCCACCTCATCCACCACCTCGAAACCGTTGGGAAACAGGCAGCAATCATCATGGATCATACTCTATGTCCATGAGTAGTGAAGGTGCTTCAGGTGAAAACTTTACTACCATGAGTAGAGAGTTTAATGCTCTTGTGATTGCAGGGTCTGCTATAGGAACTAGTAATACTACCAACAATAGCAGCTCTGATCGTAATGATCTTAATGATATTGGAAGCAACACCTTGCTGTCTAGGTTTGGAGAAGATGATGACGTGCCGGAAGAAACTAACCCTTTGGCTATTGTACCTGATAACCACCCTTTGGACCCCGAACCAAGCTCGAGAATGCTTGGGTCCGTTCGTGTGGATGGCAGCGACCATGGTGGAGCCGGTGGTGAAGTGTCTGTGCTAAGAGTGAAGAAAGAGGAGGTTGAGACTAAGATCACTGCATGGCAGAATGCAAAGATTGCAAAGATCAATAATAGGTTCAAGAGAGAAGATGCTATAATTAATGGATGGGAGAGTGAGCAAGTACAGAAGTCAACTTCTTGGATGAAGAAAGTAGAGGTACGTACGTCTATTATAATCATTGATTCGTGATTATTTACATGGTGGTTCTGTCTTTAATTTGCCAGTTATAATTACTGTTTTATGCTTTCATGCAGAAAGGTAGTTAAGTATTCTTGTTGTGATGCTTATGATTATGATGACGCTTAAGACtaattgatcattaatttaaGAGATCATGGATGGAATTAGTCATAATTGGCTATGCAAAGGCTTGATGATGTGGTTAAAGTACCTCCTCTTACAGTCTTACTTCACTGGTTGTGGTTGAAGTAGTACCTCTCAGAGTCTTTCtagattttgaaattattgCCTCCAGAAAAGCACAACAActatccttcttcttttttttccaaagagaAGTGTTTCTGAAGCTTCAAGCACAAAGTACAGGAGATAAACATGTATGACCTTTACTTGTATTCTTATGTGCTGACTGCTGAGGGATTCTATATAAGCTCATAAATCAGTATGGccattcttttattctttcGGTTGATTTTCAGTCAACTCTTTGTTGATTTCATCATGGGGttgatcttttttgttttttttcaaaaaaggaaaagaaaagaaataggtGATGAAAAACAATcgattcatcatttaacaacaAGTCTTGAATTTGTGTAGAGGAAATTAGAGGAGAAAAGAGCAAGAGCCTCAGAGAAGATGCAGAATGAGATGGCGAAGGCACACAGAAAGGCAGAGGAGAG of Populus trichocarpa isolate Nisqually-1 chromosome 16, P.trichocarpa_v4.1, whole genome shotgun sequence contains these proteins:
- the LOC7484011 gene encoding remorin 4.2; this encodes MLSAQRPSSSTTTNEETNQDHDNEQIRDIHALTPPHPPPRNRWETGSNHHGSYSMSMSSEGASGENFTTMSREFNALVIAGSAIGTSNTTNNSSSDRNDLNDIGSNTLLSRFGEDDDVPEETNPLAIVPDNHPLDPEPSSRMLGSVRVDGSDHGGAGGEVSVLRVKKEEVETKITAWQNAKIAKINNRFKREDAIINGWESEQVQKSTSWMKKVERKLEEKRARASEKMQNEMAKAHRKAEERRASAEAKRGTKVARVLEVANLMRAIGRPPTKRSFF